A segment of the Pseudomonas serboccidentalis genome:
CGCCGATCGCACGGTCAATCTGAGCATCACCAACCATCTGCCCACCGGTAATGTCGCGGTGTCCGGATTCGCCACCGCTCCCACCACGCCGAGCCGGCCAGTGCCGACGCAGTATCGGCTGACGGCCAACACCTCGGCGATTCAGGATGCCGACGGCTTGCCCGGCCCCAGCGGGTTCTCCTATCAGTGGCAGGCGCTGGTGGGCGCTACGTGGCTGAACATCTCCGGCGCCAATGCCTCGACATTTGCTCCGACCTCGGCGCAGTTCGGTCAGCAAGTGCGAGTGCTGACCACCTACACCGACAACAGCGGCACCGTGGAGCAATTGACTTCGGATCCGACGGAAGCGGTAGGGCGCTTCATCGAAGGCAGCAACTTCTTCAGCAATACCCTCAACGGCACCAACTATCAGGACATCCTGATGGGTTATTCGGGCAACGACGTGCTCAATGGCGGCCTCGGATCGGATCTGCTGGATGGCGGCAGCGGCAGCGACATCATGCGGGGCAATGCCGGCAATGACATCTACGTGGTCGACGCCAATGGCGATGTGGTGCAAGAAAACCTCAATGAGGGCACCGACACGGTGACGTCGTCAGTCAGCTATACCCTGGGCGCCAACGTCGAGAACCTGACCTTGCTTGGCTCTAGCAACATCAACGGCACCGGGAACGGTCTGGACAACGTCATCACCGGCAACAGTGGCAACAACCAGCTCAGCGGGCTGGCGGGCAATGACACGCTGTTCGGTGGCAGTGGCAACGACACGATGCTGGCGTCGCTCAACGATGGCAACGACCACTACGACGGCGGAACCGGCACTGACACTTATGATCTGTCCGCCACGTCGGCGGCGGCCACGGTGGATTTGCAGGCAGGCACCTCCACCAGCACCCAGACCGGTAGCGACACCTTGACCGGCATCGAAAACATCAACGGCGGTTCCGGCAACGATCACATTCAGGGCGATGGCGCCAGCAACCTGTTGCAAGGTCAGGGTGGCAATGACTGGCTGGATGGCGGTAGCGGTAGCGATACCCTGGTGGGCGGCCAAGGGCTGGACGGCGTGTTCGGCGGACTGGGGAATGACACCCTGCGGGCGTCGGTCAACGACGGCAATGACACCTACGATGGCGGTGGCGATGTCGATACCTATGACCTGTCGGCGACCTCCTCCAGCGCCACGGTCAACCTGGCGACAGGTCTGGCGAGCAGTTCGCAGACCGGTGCCGATACGTTGATCAATGTCGAGAATGTGATCGGTGGTAGCGGTGCCAATACCTTGACCGGCGATGGTGGCAGCAACGTGCTGACCGGGCAGGGCAGCACGGACACACTCGCCGGTGGAGGCGGTAACGACACCCTCGAAGGGGGCGGAAATCGCGACATCTTGTCCGGCGGCGCGGGCAATGATCTGTTCGTTTTTTCTGCCACGGGCGACTCGGGCACGTCAACGTTGACGCGAGATGTCATCAATGACTTCACCCATGGCCAGGATCACATCGATCTGTCGTTGATCGATGCGCGGACTTCCGGAGCGGGTTCTGCCGGCAATCAGGACTTTACGTTCCTCGGCGAGTGGAATGGCGTGGGTACCGAGTTCAACAATCAGGCGCAGCTCAAGTATCACTTCGTGAACGTTGGCGGCGTGGATCACACTTACGTGGAGGGCAATGTCAATTCAGGATCGAGTGCAGATATTCAGATCGATCTGGTGGGGCATGTCGCGTTGACAGCAAGTGACTTTGTCGGCGTGGTTTGATTCAACAATGAGAAAAAAGGCGCCCATTTCAGGAGATGGGCGCCTTTGTTGCACACGCCTCGTTGCCGTCCGTTCTGCTGCAAGAGATCTCAGTTCAAGCGACTCGGCGCGATGCCCAGCAGCCCGGTCAGCGTGTTCATGATCGCCTGCTGCCGCGCTCGATTGGCCTGGTGTTCGGCTTCGGCGGCGGCGACATCGGCGTTGCAATGTGGACAGATCACCTCGTGCGGATAGATGTACTGCAAGCAGCTGCGGCACAGGCTCAGTTGCGGGGCGATCCGGCCTTGCTCCGGCGATTGCTGGCCCTGATTGATCCACGCCAGTTTGACCACCTGACCGCTGTCACTGACGCTGCTGACCTTTTCGCCGGTGTCGATGCGTTCGGTGATCAGGTCGAAGCGGCCGACCGCGAACGACTTCTGCGCCGCTTCCTCGACCTTGACGATGCGCTCGCGCAGCCCACGCTTTTGCAGCTCCAGCGTGCGGTAATGGCAGTAGGGGTTGTTGCCGGGTTTGCCGAGCAGCGAATGCGAGGTCCAGGTGCAACCGCCGCGACACACGTCGTTGTAATAACAGCCACGGCAGTAACCCCACATGTCATCCACCGAGCGCAGGCGGCCGAAATGCATGCCTTCGCTGTAGTGCCAGATGTCGTGCAGGCTCATGTTGCGCACGTTGCCCCCGGAGAACCCGACGGTCGCCAGTGACGGGCAGCCTTTGACCGTGCCGTCGGCTTCCAGCGCCAGAACCGTCTGGCCGGCGGCGCAACCGGTCCAGTGCACGCGTTCGTCACCGAAGCCGCGCCACAGGTGTTCATACGGGCCGTAATAACCGATGTTGTTGCCGACGTTCATCAGCAGGCCACGGTCGACACCTTCACGATACAGGCGTGCCAGCAACGGCATGACGTCCAGCAGTTGATAGGGTTGCAGCAGCAACTCCGGGTGATCCACCGCGTTGCCCATGGCGACGGTGATCTGGATCTGCCAGTGCGTGGCGCCGAGTTCGATGATGGTGTCCATCAGTGCCGGCAAGTCCGGCAGTGTGGCGGCGCCGATCTGGGTGTTGACGCTCACCGCCAGTCCTGAGGCCTTGGCCCGGCGCAGGGTGTCTACAGCCTTGTCGAACGAGCCGGGGACGTTGCGCACCGCGTCATGCAGCGGGGCGAGGCCGTCGAGGGAAATGCCCACGCCGTCGAGCCCGGCATCTATCGCCGCCTGCATCTTCGCCGGGGTCAGGTTGCGTCCGCCGGTCTGGATCGCGCAGTACATGCCGTGGTCGTGAATGGCCTTGATCAGTTGCGTCCAGTCCTTGCGCAGATAGGCTTCGCCGCCGATCAGGGTGATCTCGCGGGTGCCGAGCGCGGCCAGCGAGTCGATGACGTCCAGGCACTCGCGGGTATTGAGTTCGTCAGGCCGTCGATGCCCTGCGCGGGAGCCGCAATGCAGGCATTTCAGGTCGCAGGCCAAGGTGATCTCCCAGACTACGTGCACCGGCACGTAGCGTTTGAGATCGTTGTCGCTGAGGTAACGGGCAGGGCGCACGTCTGACATGGGAAATCCTTGCGCACAGTTCTGTGCGCGCTACGAATGGATTGACCGCGGTTGAAAAGCCCCGGGTGAGATCCGTTGCGATCTCTCCCGGGGCTTGCCGGCTAGCGCGCTTCCAGTCGCGCGATTTCCGCTTTCAAATGCTCAAGAGCGCTACGCAAGGCGCCTTCGTGCGCCACTTGTTGCTCGGCCTGTTGCACCACGGTTTTGAGCTGCGCCAGATCGCCGCTGGTCTGCGCCTGCTGCACGGCCACGGCGTACAGTGGCTGCGGGTGTGGCCCCGGATGCGGTTGCTCGCTGGGTGCCTGATGCACCGCGACATGCTTCACTTCGTGCCACTGGCCCTGTTCTTCATAGCGATAATCGACAAAACCGCTGTCCCAGTCGCTGCCCAGAATGCCTCTGAGGTGGAACGTCTGGGCGATTTGGCTGGGCGGGCGGCTCGGGCCGCCGTCGAGGGTGAGGATGATGTGGTTCTCGACATTGGCAGTCAGTTTGGATTCGGAAAAACTGCCCCAGACCGGTTCCCGGTAATTGACCGTCGGCCAGGTGGCCTGGAACACACTGGCAATCCCGCTGACACGTTTGTGCGCAGTATCGACCAGCAGATCAAGGGTCAGGACCGGTGCACCGAGCAGTGCATTGCTGATGCTCAGACGGGTGTGAAAAAGTCCAATCGACATGGTGCTACTCCCTAAAGTGAATGGCGGATCAAGTGGCCTGACTCAGCGGCTCTGCAGCCGGCTGACTTCTTTCTTCGCCGCTTCCAGTGCGCTCTGCAGTTGCGGTTGTTGGTCGAGTTGCTGCTGCGCGAGTTTGGCCAGATTTTTCATCTGCGCCAGGTCACCGCTGGCGATCGCACTTTGGATCGGCGCGGCGTACAGCGGCAGGATCGGTGGGTGCGGACTGATCACCGGGCCCGGGTGGTACGGTGAAGGCAGCGACTCCTGCAGATGCGCCGGGGCGTTGTTGACCTCGTGCCAGCGTTGACCATCGAAATAGCGATAGTTGGCGACGCCTTCGCGCCAGTCGGTGCCGACTACCAGACGCACATCGAAGTTATCGATGGAGTTGGAGCCCGGCCCGCCGTGATTGCCTTGGGCGGTCACGAGGATTTTGCTGACCCCGGGCGACATCACGGTGAGGTAGGTGTACTCACCCCAGACGTCTGAATGCACGTCGAGTGGCGGGTTGGTTGCCTGGGTGATCACGGCGGTGCCGTTGACTTTCGCATTCGGCGTCGAGACCAGCAGGTGCAGGGCCAGCGACTGCGCCCCGGGCGCGCCGGTGCCGATGCGATAGCTCACCGGGAACAAACCGACATTTTGCTGAGTAGAACCGGACATGTTGATTGCCTCCATTGCAATGTGATTGATGGCTTCAGGGCTTTTCGTGCCTGGAAATTTCCCTGGCCAGTTCTTCGTACGCATCCTTCAGGTCTTGCGCTTCAGGTTTACGGGTGTCGCGCTGTTGCAACAACGTCTTCATGTGCTGCACATCGCCTTGCTTGATTGCGCCTTGAATGGCGACGCCATAAGGCGGGATGTTGGCCGTTGAACGGGACATATCGAGGGTTTCCTCATCCGTGCTGCAAATCCGCCCCCCGATGAAAAGGGGCGCCTT
Coding sequences within it:
- a CDS encoding GDL motif peptide-associated radical SAM/SPASM maturase, translated to MSDVRPARYLSDNDLKRYVPVHVVWEITLACDLKCLHCGSRAGHRRPDELNTRECLDVIDSLAALGTREITLIGGEAYLRKDWTQLIKAIHDHGMYCAIQTGGRNLTPAKMQAAIDAGLDGVGISLDGLAPLHDAVRNVPGSFDKAVDTLRRAKASGLAVSVNTQIGAATLPDLPALMDTIIELGATHWQIQITVAMGNAVDHPELLLQPYQLLDVMPLLARLYREGVDRGLLMNVGNNIGYYGPYEHLWRGFGDERVHWTGCAAGQTVLALEADGTVKGCPSLATVGFSGGNVRNMSLHDIWHYSEGMHFGRLRSVDDMWGYCRGCYYNDVCRGGCTWTSHSLLGKPGNNPYCHYRTLELQKRGLRERIVKVEEAAQKSFAVGRFDLITERIDTGEKVSSVSDSGQVVKLAWINQGQQSPEQGRIAPQLSLCRSCLQYIYPHEVICPHCNADVAAAEAEHQANRARQQAIMNTLTGLLGIAPSRLN
- a CDS encoding DUF1842 domain-containing protein; amino-acid sequence: MSGSTQQNVGLFPVSYRIGTGAPGAQSLALHLLVSTPNAKVNGTAVITQATNPPLDVHSDVWGEYTYLTVMSPGVSKILVTAQGNHGGPGSNSIDNFDVRLVVGTDWREGVANYRYFDGQRWHEVNNAPAHLQESLPSPYHPGPVISPHPPILPLYAAPIQSAIASGDLAQMKNLAKLAQQQLDQQPQLQSALEAAKKEVSRLQSR
- a CDS encoding DUF1843 domain-containing protein translates to MSRSTANIPPYGVAIQGAIKQGDVQHMKTLLQQRDTRKPEAQDLKDAYEELAREISRHEKP
- a CDS encoding DUF1842 domain-containing protein: MSIGLFHTRLSISNALLGAPVLTLDLLVDTAHKRVSGIASVFQATWPTVNYREPVWGSFSESKLTANVENHIILTLDGGPSRPPSQIAQTFHLRGILGSDWDSGFVDYRYEEQGQWHEVKHVAVHQAPSEQPHPGPHPQPLYAVAVQQAQTSGDLAQLKTVVQQAEQQVAHEGALRSALEHLKAEIARLEAR